A stretch of Amycolatopsis balhimycina FH 1894 DNA encodes these proteins:
- a CDS encoding LysR family transcriptional regulator has product MELRTLRYFVAVAEELHFGRAAVRLHMSQPPLSRAIKQLEADVGAELLLRSAAGVTLTPAGAALLDEARTLLDQADRARVRVAAAAGAATLTVGILGDGADPGATRLADAYRRRHPDVEVRVRDADLTDPTCGLRAGLVDVALTRGPFDETGLTVHRLRTDPVGAVLRADDPLAGRDHLELADLAGRRWFRFPDGTDPLWQSYWHGGEPREGPVVRAVQECLQAVLWNGTVGLMPLGHRPPGELVVVPLLDLAPNPVVVAWKAATPLVRSFARLATAAYRG; this is encoded by the coding sequence ATGGAGCTGCGCACGCTTCGGTACTTCGTCGCCGTCGCCGAAGAACTCCACTTCGGCCGGGCCGCCGTGCGGCTGCACATGAGCCAGCCGCCGCTGAGCCGGGCGATCAAGCAGCTGGAGGCCGACGTCGGTGCCGAACTGCTGCTCCGCTCCGCCGCGGGCGTCACGCTGACCCCGGCTGGGGCGGCGCTGCTGGACGAGGCGCGGACGCTGCTCGACCAGGCCGACCGGGCGCGCGTGCGCGTGGCCGCGGCGGCGGGCGCGGCCACCCTCACCGTCGGCATCCTGGGCGACGGCGCCGACCCGGGCGCGACGCGGCTCGCCGACGCCTACCGCAGGCGGCACCCGGACGTCGAAGTCCGCGTCCGCGACGCCGACCTGACCGACCCGACGTGCGGGTTGCGCGCCGGGCTGGTCGACGTCGCCCTGACCCGCGGGCCGTTCGACGAGACCGGTCTGACGGTGCACCGGCTGCGCACCGATCCGGTGGGCGCGGTGCTGCGCGCCGACGACCCGCTGGCCGGCCGCGACCACCTGGAGCTGGCCGACCTGGCCGGCCGGCGCTGGTTCCGGTTCCCGGACGGCACCGATCCGCTCTGGCAGTCCTACTGGCACGGCGGCGAACCCCGTGAAGGGCCGGTGGTGCGTGCGGTCCAGGAATGCCTGCAGGCCGTGCTCTGGAACGGCACGGTCGGGCTGATGCCGCTCGGCCACCGGCCGCCTGGTGAGCTGGTCGTGGTGCCGCTGCTCGACCTGGCACCGAACCCCGTGGTGGTGGCATGGAAGGCCGCCACCCCGCTGGTGCGGTCGTTCGCCCGGCTCGCGACGGCCGCGTACCGCGGCTGA
- a CDS encoding Scr1 family TA system antitoxin-like transcriptional regulator gives MKPTSASPGSRALAASLREVRVARGEGLRELARMVRILPQLLSAWEKGQRVPGPEDVARLLGALRVDDATYDRMMRLARHARDDNWLDSNPSDLPPALSGIVEYERTATRITMWSLAILPGILQTPDYARDVLSNVEIGLEQADAMLVARLDRQRILVKPEPVRLTAFLGEMAIREQIGSVDIMSDQIDHLIEMAGLRNVSLRIVPRNIGYHPGLVGPFVVYEFGTLPAIVHLESSHATAFLNDADVVRGYRRQAQVLAGKALSEDDTRALLREVAR, from the coding sequence ATGAAGCCGACTTCCGCTTCCCCCGGTTCGCGAGCACTGGCCGCTTCGTTGCGCGAAGTGCGTGTGGCGAGAGGTGAAGGACTTCGCGAACTCGCCCGGATGGTGCGCATTCTGCCGCAGTTGTTGTCGGCGTGGGAAAAGGGACAACGGGTTCCCGGCCCGGAAGACGTGGCCCGGCTGCTCGGCGCGCTGCGGGTCGACGACGCGACCTACGACCGCATGATGCGCCTGGCCAGGCACGCCAGGGACGACAACTGGCTGGACTCGAACCCGTCGGATCTGCCGCCCGCGCTGAGCGGCATCGTCGAGTACGAGCGCACCGCCACCCGCATCACGATGTGGTCGCTCGCGATTCTGCCGGGAATCCTGCAGACGCCGGACTATGCCCGCGACGTGCTGAGCAATGTCGAAATCGGCCTGGAGCAGGCGGATGCCATGTTGGTGGCGCGATTGGACCGCCAGCGGATCCTGGTGAAGCCCGAGCCGGTCCGGCTGACCGCATTCCTCGGCGAAATGGCGATCCGTGAGCAGATCGGCAGCGTCGACATCATGTCCGACCAGATCGACCATCTGATCGAGATGGCCGGGCTGCGCAATGTCTCGTTGCGAATAGTGCCGCGGAACATTGGCTATCACCCCGGGCTTGTCGGCCCTTTCGTGGTCTACGAGTTCGGCACTCTACCGGCCATCGTGCACTTGGAAAGCTCCCATGCCACCGCGTTCCTCAACGACGCGGATGTTGTCCGCGGCTACCGGCGTCAGGCTCAGGTCTTGGCCGGCAAAGCGTTGAGTGAAGACGACACCCGGGCCCTGCTTCGGGAGGTCGCGCGATAG
- the yaaA gene encoding peroxide stress protein YaaA, protein MLVLLPPSETKADGGRGGPLDLGALSFPELNPTRAKLADALVALAADVPAGIAALGLTERQAGEVTRNAQLWSSPTMPALRRYTGVLYDALDVQSFTKAGLEKAHRRLAVTSSLFGVVSATDPIPAYRLSGGNSLPALGTVRGLWKPVLEPVLQAVEGLVVDLRSGTYSAFAKLRPDAVTVRVVTENARGERVTVSHFNKAYKGRLAHVLAATRAEPSTVDQLVKVITKAGLTVERTGEHALELVTEG, encoded by the coding sequence GTGCTGGTGCTCCTCCCCCCTTCCGAGACCAAGGCCGACGGCGGCCGCGGCGGCCCGCTCGACCTGGGCGCGCTGTCGTTCCCCGAGCTGAACCCGACCCGGGCGAAGCTCGCCGACGCGCTGGTTGCACTGGCGGCCGACGTCCCGGCCGGCATCGCGGCCCTGGGCCTCACCGAGCGGCAGGCGGGGGAGGTGACGCGCAACGCTCAGCTGTGGTCGTCACCGACGATGCCGGCACTGCGCCGCTACACCGGCGTCCTCTACGACGCGCTCGACGTCCAGAGCTTCACGAAGGCCGGCCTGGAGAAGGCCCACCGGCGGCTGGCGGTGACGTCATCACTGTTCGGCGTGGTCTCGGCAACCGACCCGATCCCGGCGTACCGGCTTTCGGGCGGCAATTCGCTGCCCGCGCTCGGGACGGTCCGAGGCCTGTGGAAGCCGGTCCTCGAGCCGGTGCTGCAGGCGGTCGAGGGCCTGGTGGTGGACCTGCGTTCGGGCACGTACTCGGCATTCGCCAAGCTCCGCCCGGACGCGGTGACGGTCCGGGTGGTGACGGAGAACGCCCGCGGCGAGCGCGTGACGGTCAGCCACTTCAACAAGGCGTACAAAGGCCGCCTGGCCCACGTACTGGCGGCGACACGCGCCGAGCCGTCCACTGTGGACCAGCTGGTGAAGGTGATCACGAAAGCGGGCCTCACGGTCGAACGCACCGGCGAGCACGCACTGGAACTGGTCACCGAGGGCTGA
- a CDS encoding VOC family protein: protein MAIRMGMITIDCADPQGLAEFWTAALGTKVANDYGEFVMLAAPEGGLPLGLQRVPEPRAGKNRVHVDFGGDDRGAEVKRLVGLGAKEVAEHQVPGLAWTVLTDPEGNEFCVSAREG from the coding sequence ATGGCGATCCGCATGGGCATGATCACGATCGACTGCGCCGACCCGCAGGGGCTGGCGGAGTTCTGGACAGCAGCGCTGGGCACGAAGGTGGCGAACGACTACGGCGAGTTCGTGATGCTCGCGGCTCCGGAGGGCGGGCTCCCGCTGGGGCTGCAGCGCGTCCCGGAGCCCCGGGCGGGCAAGAACCGCGTCCACGTCGACTTCGGCGGCGACGATCGCGGGGCGGAGGTGAAACGGCTGGTCGGACTGGGGGCCAAGGAGGTGGCCGAGCACCAGGTGCCGGGGCTGGCGTGGACGGTGCTGACCGATCCGGAGGGGAACGAGTTCTGCGTGTCGGCGCGGGAGGGCTGA
- a CDS encoding suppressor of fused domain protein — protein sequence MPSRAERYVAHLDTLTGTTAPRLQPIPSTHARLDDVIALVYADEPEPRYLTGATYGLSLADHPDWHGVKPELWISVRSDDPVWALAIGYLAEQLRGTCPFVYGDTIDFGQPIAPDSAMTAFAVSAPAGLDAHQYTLIDIGGAPISIAGCYPVHDTERKYIREHGIDAFWQLDWDLYDVRRAPVV from the coding sequence ATGCCGAGCCGTGCCGAGCGGTATGTCGCCCATCTCGACACCCTTACCGGGACCACCGCGCCGCGATTGCAACCCATCCCGTCGACCCACGCCAGGCTCGACGACGTGATCGCGCTCGTCTACGCCGACGAACCCGAACCGCGGTACCTGACCGGCGCGACCTACGGCCTCTCCCTGGCCGACCACCCGGACTGGCACGGCGTGAAGCCGGAGCTGTGGATCAGCGTCCGGTCCGACGACCCCGTGTGGGCATTGGCGATCGGCTACCTCGCCGAGCAGCTGCGCGGCACCTGCCCGTTCGTCTACGGCGACACGATCGACTTCGGGCAGCCGATCGCGCCGGATTCCGCCATGACGGCGTTCGCCGTCTCGGCGCCCGCGGGCCTCGATGCGCACCAGTACACGCTGATCGACATCGGTGGCGCGCCGATCAGCATCGCCGGCTGCTACCCGGTGCACGACACCGAGCGGAAGTACATCCGCGAGCACGGCATCGACGCGTTCTGGCAGCTGGACTGGGACCTCTACGACGTCCGCCGCGCACCGGTGGTCTAG
- a CDS encoding phytoene desaturase family protein: MNSYDVVIVGGGHNGLVAAAYLARAGRSVLVLERRSETGGAAVSFRAFEGVDVRLSRYSYLVSLLPKKIVADLGLDVELRRRRMSSYTPSGGSGLLVDTGDAGRTAASFRAVTGSTSDFSAWQRFYELTGRVAGRAFGTLTEPLLSEVDFRARLGDAEAWSLLFERPIGEALMSWFGDDTVRGVVLTDALIGTFAPADSEDLRQNRCLLYHVIGNGTGDWDVPVGGMGAVTRSLAAVAAAAGARLVTDAEVLSVDPDGEVRYRRDDAELVVRAGHVLANVAPATLARLLGEEPAERPEGAQLKVNMVLTRLPRLRDPDVDPAEAFGGTFHVNETFTQLEAAYREAAAGRIPALPPCEIYCHSLTDPSILGPAERAAGTHTLTLFGLHMPARLFEGRNEEAREAALSATLASLNSVLAEPIEDCLLSGPDGKPCVEAKTPVDLEAELGLPAGHIFHRDLSWPFAEDPAQAGRWGVETPHERILLCGAGAARGGGVSGIPGHNAAMAVLGAG, encoded by the coding sequence ATGAACAGCTACGACGTGGTGATCGTCGGCGGTGGGCACAACGGCCTGGTGGCGGCCGCGTACCTGGCGCGGGCGGGCCGGTCGGTGCTCGTGCTCGAACGGCGGAGTGAGACCGGTGGCGCCGCCGTCTCGTTCCGCGCGTTCGAGGGCGTGGACGTCCGGCTTTCGCGCTACTCGTACCTGGTCAGCCTGCTGCCGAAGAAGATCGTGGCCGACCTCGGCCTCGACGTGGAGCTGCGACGGCGCCGGATGTCGTCCTACACCCCGTCGGGCGGCTCCGGTCTCCTTGTCGACACGGGCGACGCCGGCCGGACGGCGGCGTCGTTCCGGGCGGTCACCGGGTCCACATCGGACTTCTCGGCGTGGCAGCGGTTCTACGAGCTGACCGGGCGCGTCGCCGGGCGCGCGTTCGGCACGCTCACCGAACCACTGCTGTCCGAAGTGGACTTCCGTGCACGCCTCGGCGACGCCGAGGCGTGGTCCCTGCTGTTCGAACGGCCGATCGGCGAAGCGCTCATGTCGTGGTTCGGCGACGACACTGTGCGCGGCGTGGTGCTCACCGACGCGCTGATCGGCACGTTCGCCCCGGCGGACAGCGAGGACCTGCGGCAGAACCGGTGCCTCCTCTACCACGTGATCGGCAACGGCACCGGCGACTGGGACGTCCCGGTCGGCGGCATGGGCGCGGTCACCCGTTCGCTAGCGGCGGTGGCCGCCGCGGCGGGCGCGCGCCTGGTGACCGATGCGGAGGTGCTCTCGGTCGACCCGGACGGCGAGGTGCGCTATCGGCGTGACGACGCCGAACTCGTCGTCCGGGCCGGGCACGTCCTGGCGAACGTCGCGCCGGCGACGCTCGCGCGGCTGCTGGGCGAAGAACCGGCGGAACGCCCGGAAGGCGCGCAATTGAAGGTGAACATGGTGCTGACGCGGCTGCCGAGGCTGCGTGACCCGGACGTCGACCCGGCCGAGGCGTTCGGTGGCACCTTCCACGTCAACGAGACCTTCACCCAGCTGGAGGCGGCGTACCGCGAGGCGGCGGCGGGAAGGATCCCCGCGCTGCCGCCGTGCGAAATCTATTGCCACTCGTTGACGGATCCGTCGATCCTCGGCCCGGCCGAACGCGCGGCCGGCACGCACACGCTCACCCTGTTCGGCCTGCACATGCCGGCCCGTCTCTTCGAGGGGCGCAACGAGGAGGCACGCGAAGCGGCGTTGAGCGCGACGCTGGCTTCGCTGAACAGCGTGCTGGCCGAGCCGATCGAGGACTGCCTGCTGTCCGGGCCGGACGGAAAACCCTGTGTGGAAGCCAAAACCCCGGTGGACCTGGAAGCCGAGCTGGGTCTGCCGGCGGGGCACATCTTCCACCGGGACCTCTCCTGGCCCTTCGCGGAGGACCCGGCCCAGGCCGGCCGCTGGGGCGTGGAGACGCCGCACGAGCGCATCCTGCTCTGTGGTGCGGGAGCTGCGAGAGGAGGTGGTGTAAGCGGTATTCCCGGCCACAACGCGGCTATGGCGGTCCTCGGCGCCGGGTGA
- a CDS encoding GNAT family N-acetyltransferase, protein MDLTWRPLTLGDVPALTRLYAAAEEVDRTGEHFSADDLREELEGPNIDLARATVGAFAGDRLIGYGLVRRRDAAEPVHMIRLQSIVHPEHRDDAVGTHLVEWFARTSREVHERTFPGAPLELHHGLHQNERWIAGVLGGAGYTHDRTMVTMRVGLADLPPQPPLPDGFEAVPFDFKYDLAVLDARNDTFAGHWGSTIYQPGAWRHLVTGSKDFRPDVSFLVLDGDKVLAFVLSHFYESEAEATGIREHYASWVGTREALRGRGVASGLLGHTLRAAKDAGFDRSALNVDVDNAHRALGVYERCGYRVDDEWHVYVLS, encoded by the coding sequence ATGGACCTGACCTGGCGCCCGCTGACCCTCGGCGACGTCCCCGCCCTCACCCGGCTGTACGCGGCGGCCGAGGAAGTCGACCGGACGGGTGAGCACTTCAGCGCGGACGACCTCCGTGAAGAGCTCGAAGGTCCCAACATCGACCTGGCCCGCGCCACCGTCGGCGCCTTCGCGGGCGACCGGCTCATCGGCTACGGCCTGGTCCGCCGCCGCGACGCCGCCGAGCCGGTGCACATGATCCGGCTCCAGTCGATCGTGCACCCGGAGCACCGGGACGACGCCGTCGGCACTCACCTCGTCGAGTGGTTCGCGCGCACGAGCCGCGAGGTCCACGAGCGCACCTTCCCGGGCGCGCCGCTCGAACTGCACCACGGCCTCCACCAGAACGAGCGCTGGATCGCCGGCGTCCTCGGCGGCGCGGGCTACACGCACGACCGGACGATGGTGACCATGCGCGTCGGCCTCGCCGACCTGCCGCCGCAGCCCCCGCTGCCGGACGGCTTCGAAGCGGTGCCCTTCGACTTCAAGTACGACCTCGCGGTGCTCGACGCCCGCAACGACACCTTCGCCGGCCACTGGGGCAGCACGATCTACCAGCCCGGCGCCTGGCGCCACCTGGTCACCGGCTCGAAGGACTTCCGGCCGGACGTGTCGTTCCTCGTCCTCGACGGCGACAAAGTCCTCGCGTTCGTGCTGAGCCACTTCTACGAGTCCGAAGCCGAGGCGACGGGCATCCGCGAGCACTACGCCAGCTGGGTGGGAACGCGGGAGGCGCTGCGCGGCCGCGGCGTCGCGTCGGGGCTGCTGGGGCACACGCTCCGGGCGGCGAAGGACGCCGGATTCGACCGGTCGGCCCTCAACGTCGACGTCGACAATGCGCACCGGGCCCTGGGTGTTTACGAACGGTGCGGTTATCGCGTCGACGACGAATGGCACGTGTACGTGCTGTCCTGA
- a CDS encoding 2-hydroxyacid dehydrogenase produces MSARVLLPWTDIDVPEGLEAAYYDGVKPPPAGLGGVEFYVLPYDRGPEPPKLIDQLPSLRAVQSLSAGVEALVPLLPAGVRLANGRGLHDLSVAEHALALIHASQRDLPRWFAQQSRGEWAREHTRSLADSRVLLVGYGSIGQAIERQLVAAEALVTRVASRPRPEEDVHGVAELRELLPEADILVLILPDNPATRGLIGPAELAALPDDALVVNVGRGTAIDTDALVAETRTGRLRAGLDVMDPEPLPANHPLWTVPGVIITPHIAGGSASFYPRAKKLATEQLRRYAKGEELLNLVVN; encoded by the coding sequence ATGAGCGCTCGCGTACTGCTGCCGTGGACCGACATCGACGTGCCGGAGGGGCTGGAGGCCGCCTACTACGACGGCGTCAAGCCCCCGCCGGCCGGCCTCGGCGGAGTCGAGTTCTACGTGCTGCCGTACGACCGAGGGCCGGAACCGCCGAAGCTGATCGACCAGCTGCCGTCGCTGCGGGCGGTGCAGTCGCTGTCCGCCGGGGTCGAGGCCCTCGTGCCGCTGCTGCCGGCGGGCGTGCGGCTGGCGAACGGGCGCGGGTTGCACGACCTGAGCGTCGCCGAGCACGCCCTCGCGCTGATCCACGCGTCGCAGCGGGACCTGCCCCGCTGGTTCGCGCAGCAGTCGAGGGGTGAATGGGCGCGCGAGCACACGCGGTCGCTCGCCGACAGCCGGGTGCTCCTGGTCGGGTACGGCTCGATCGGGCAGGCGATCGAACGCCAGCTCGTCGCCGCGGAAGCGCTGGTCACGAGGGTGGCGAGCCGTCCCCGCCCGGAGGAGGACGTCCACGGCGTCGCCGAGCTGCGCGAGCTGCTGCCCGAAGCCGACATCCTGGTGCTGATCCTGCCGGACAACCCCGCGACCCGAGGGCTGATCGGCCCGGCCGAGCTGGCCGCCCTCCCCGACGACGCCCTGGTGGTCAACGTCGGCCGCGGCACGGCGATCGACACGGACGCTCTCGTCGCCGAGACCCGCACCGGACGGCTGCGCGCGGGTCTCGACGTGATGGACCCGGAACCCCTGCCCGCCAACCATCCACTGTGGACAGTCCCGGGCGTGATCATCACCCCGCACATCGCGGGCGGGTCGGCGTCGTTCTACCCGCGCGCGAAGAAACTCGCGACGGAGCAGCTGCGGAGGTACGCGAAGGGTGAGGAGCTGCTCAACCTCGTGGTGAACTGA
- a CDS encoding TetR/AcrR family transcriptional regulator, with the protein MPKVSAEHLTNRRRQILDAAAGCFARNGFHRTSMQDIVKESGLSAGLIYRYFTGKEEMILAIVEEWHTARSAGLGTASDPLAAYLGLLRAIADPDAARQRNLGMQAWAETVREPRIRALARQGVDDQLEAFGEVAPEALIRVLVAIYQGLLLQASWDDDLDAEAFVTAVGELVRPRV; encoded by the coding sequence ATGCCCAAAGTCAGCGCCGAGCACCTGACGAACCGCCGCCGGCAGATTCTCGACGCCGCGGCCGGCTGCTTCGCCCGCAACGGTTTCCATCGCACGTCGATGCAGGACATCGTCAAGGAGTCCGGTCTCTCCGCTGGGCTGATCTATCGGTACTTCACCGGCAAGGAGGAGATGATCCTCGCGATCGTCGAGGAATGGCACACAGCCCGGTCGGCCGGCCTCGGGACCGCGAGCGATCCCCTCGCCGCCTACCTCGGCCTCCTGCGGGCCATCGCGGACCCCGATGCGGCGCGGCAGCGGAACCTCGGGATGCAGGCGTGGGCCGAGACCGTCCGCGAGCCCCGGATCCGCGCCCTCGCGCGGCAGGGCGTGGACGACCAGCTCGAGGCGTTCGGGGAGGTGGCGCCGGAAGCCTTGATCCGCGTGCTCGTCGCCATCTACCAGGGGCTGCTGCTGCAGGCATCTTGGGACGACGACCTGGACGCCGAGGCGTTCGTGACCGCTGTCGGTGAACTCGTGCGGCCTCGTGTCTAG
- a CDS encoding NAD(P)/FAD-dependent oxidoreductase, which translates to MRVLVIGSGIGGAATAWHLAARGAEVVVADAARPGTATEAGAGIVSPWTSRWEDALYPLAAAAGRYYREFTAELADSSFEVVGGMIVSADDAELAEAQERLASRAADAPEIGEVRRLDPAQARELFPALAPGLGAVHLAGAGRVDGHLLRRALLSAAERRGAKFVEGEVAFRADGTVVSPDGPLEADSVVVAAGAWSRELLAPLGIDLPVTPHRGQISHFDLPDTDTDTAAWPVVLPRTSHYLLAFGGGRVVAGATREAESGFDYRVTVAGQREVLENALTVAPGLADATLTETRVGFRPGTPDGLPILGLLRPGLAVSTGFGAGGLTNAPFAGKLVAAMALGEDPGFDLSPFAPDRF; encoded by the coding sequence ATGCGAGTGCTCGTGATCGGAAGCGGGATCGGCGGCGCGGCGACGGCCTGGCACCTGGCGGCCCGCGGCGCGGAAGTGGTCGTGGCGGACGCGGCGCGGCCGGGAACGGCGACGGAGGCGGGCGCCGGCATCGTCAGCCCGTGGACGTCCCGCTGGGAAGACGCGCTGTACCCGCTCGCGGCGGCCGCCGGCCGGTACTACCGCGAGTTCACGGCCGAACTGGCGGATTCGTCGTTCGAGGTCGTCGGCGGAATGATCGTGTCGGCGGACGACGCCGAGCTGGCCGAGGCCCAGGAACGGCTGGCATCGCGAGCGGCGGACGCACCGGAGATCGGCGAGGTGCGGCGGCTCGACCCGGCGCAGGCCCGCGAGCTGTTCCCGGCGCTGGCGCCCGGGCTGGGCGCGGTGCACCTGGCCGGCGCGGGCCGGGTCGACGGGCACCTCCTGCGCCGCGCGCTGTTGTCCGCCGCCGAGCGCCGGGGCGCGAAGTTCGTGGAGGGCGAGGTCGCGTTCCGGGCCGACGGCACGGTGGTGAGCCCGGACGGTCCCCTGGAAGCGGACAGCGTCGTCGTCGCGGCCGGCGCGTGGAGCCGCGAACTGCTGGCGCCGCTGGGCATCGACCTGCCGGTGACGCCCCACCGCGGCCAGATCAGCCACTTCGACCTCCCGGACACGGACACGGACACGGCGGCATGGCCGGTGGTCCTGCCACGCACCAGCCACTACCTGCTGGCCTTCGGCGGCGGCCGTGTCGTGGCGGGCGCGACCCGCGAGGCGGAATCGGGCTTCGATTATCGCGTCACCGTCGCGGGGCAGCGTGAAGTGCTGGAGAACGCGTTGACGGTGGCGCCCGGCCTCGCGGACGCGACCCTCACGGAGACGCGGGTGGGCTTCCGCCCGGGCACGCCGGACGGGTTGCCGATCCTGGGCCTGCTCCGCCCGGGCCTGGCGGTGTCGACGGGCTTCGGCGCGGGCGGGCTGACGAACGCGCCGTTCGCGGGGAAGCTCGTCGCGGCGATGGCGCTGGGCGAGGATCCGGGCTTCGACCTGAGTCCGTTCGCCCCGGACCGGTTTTGA
- a CDS encoding class I SAM-dependent methyltransferase has translation MRTASRTAEHVALFRALETRRRDRLFADEHAIRFLSARYRWLVLAARVPPLGQGIARLIDHRYPGGPRTSAVARTRLIDDLLAEAEPEQVLLLGAGYDSRAHRIPGMPPTYEVDHPATQRAKRQHISHRPHVHYVPVDLNSESLAVALDGIPARRTVVIWEGVTNYLTEQAVDATPRDLTTIVAQGSRIIFTYVDRAALGADTAWHREVEKAGEPWTFGLHPADVPGYLAERGLDLEGDLSAKEAAARYHRDEPAAGFYRIAWAVVR, from the coding sequence ATGCGCACTGCCAGCCGCACCGCCGAGCACGTCGCTCTCTTCCGCGCCCTCGAGACCCGGCGCCGCGACCGGCTCTTCGCCGACGAACACGCCATCCGGTTCCTGTCCGCCCGCTACCGCTGGCTCGTGCTGGCCGCCAGGGTGCCGCCCCTCGGCCAGGGCATCGCACGGCTCATCGACCACCGCTACCCGGGCGGCCCCCGCACGTCCGCCGTCGCCCGCACCCGGCTGATCGACGATCTCCTCGCCGAGGCCGAACCGGAACAGGTCCTCCTGCTCGGCGCCGGCTACGACAGCCGTGCCCACCGCATCCCCGGGATGCCGCCCACTTACGAGGTCGATCACCCGGCCACCCAGCGGGCCAAGCGGCAGCACATCTCCCACCGCCCGCACGTCCACTACGTTCCGGTCGATCTGAACTCCGAAAGCCTCGCCGTGGCCCTCGACGGCATCCCCGCCCGGCGCACCGTGGTCATCTGGGAGGGCGTCACCAACTACCTCACCGAGCAGGCCGTCGATGCGACCCCCCGCGACCTGACCACGATTGTGGCTCAGGGCAGCAGGATCATCTTCACCTACGTCGACCGTGCAGCGCTCGGCGCGGACACCGCGTGGCACCGGGAGGTCGAAAAGGCCGGCGAGCCGTGGACATTCGGCCTCCACCCCGCCGACGTGCCCGGCTACCTGGCCGAACGTGGCCTCGACCTCGAGGGCGACCTGTCCGCGAAGGAAGCAGCCGCCCGCTACCACCGGGACGAGCCCGCCGCCGGCTTCTACCGGATCGCGTGGGCGGTGGTCCGGTAG
- a CDS encoding MBL fold metallo-hydrolase: MTELTDPAVHVGGAREIAPDLLVIPNDRVDLVPNIGVVAGTEAVLVVDTGIGTANASQVLAFASEVAKGRRLYLTTTHFHPEHAFGAQVFAGEATYLVNRGQADDLVTKGPGYLEMFRGLGEPIARRLEGVRLPTPDVVYDGEYALDLGGRTVRLRPTGRGHTKGDQVVEIPDAGVLFTGDLAETGQFAIFPWFPPHDTDVSGVGWLAVLDRLTAAGHQVVVPGHGEVGGGAVLTDVRDYLRELRDETWHRRDSAMGVDEITAEVRSLLLERHPEWAGREWIEPGVACLCTEHDA, translated from the coding sequence ATGACCGAACTGACCGATCCCGCCGTGCACGTCGGCGGCGCCCGGGAGATCGCCCCGGACCTGCTGGTGATCCCGAACGACCGCGTCGACCTGGTGCCCAACATCGGGGTGGTGGCGGGCACGGAGGCCGTCCTGGTCGTCGACACGGGCATCGGCACCGCGAACGCGTCCCAGGTGCTCGCCTTCGCGTCGGAGGTGGCGAAGGGCCGCCGCCTGTACCTGACCACGACGCACTTCCACCCGGAGCACGCGTTCGGCGCCCAGGTGTTCGCCGGCGAGGCCACGTACCTGGTCAACCGCGGCCAGGCCGACGACCTCGTCACCAAGGGCCCGGGTTATCTGGAGATGTTCCGCGGCCTGGGCGAGCCGATCGCCCGCCGCCTCGAGGGCGTCCGGCTGCCCACCCCGGACGTGGTCTACGACGGCGAGTACGCGCTCGACCTCGGCGGCCGGACCGTCCGGCTGCGCCCCACCGGCCGCGGCCACACGAAGGGCGACCAGGTCGTCGAGATCCCGGACGCCGGCGTGCTGTTCACCGGCGACCTGGCCGAGACCGGGCAGTTCGCGATCTTCCCGTGGTTCCCGCCGCACGACACCGACGTCTCGGGCGTCGGCTGGCTGGCGGTCCTCGACCGGCTGACCGCCGCCGGGCACCAGGTGGTGGTCCCCGGGCACGGAGAGGTCGGTGGCGGGGCGGTGCTCACCGACGTCCGTGACTACCTGCGGGAACTGCGGGACGAGACTTGGCACCGGCGGGACTCGGCGATGGGCGTGGACGAAATCACCGCCGAGGTCCGTTCGCTGCTCCTCGAGCGCCACCCGGAGTGGGCCGGACGGGAGTGGATCGAGCCGGGCGTCGCGTGTCTGTGCACCGAACACGACGCCTGA